TTGTCTTTTTATTGCTTACTACGTATATAAAGTAGTATTACCAGAGATGCACTTGCACGTTACTTAATTATTGGGTAGCTGCGCGCATGGAGATCGATTTTGCCGTATGTGGTTGCAGTCAAACTTGTCAGTAGCGCGCTTGCCAAATTGAAGGTGTGAACGTGAATCTCAGGCATGAAATtcaaaagagatgtcagggTAGTAACATGCTGCGTACTCTCTTGTAGTCAAACAATAACACCGACTTGATTCATCTATCTCATCCTGTACTGAAGATCTGCATGCAGCAGCGAACGCGCTACACAAATTCCTTCTGCACCTTCTGCAGGCAACTGTTCATCATGTGACGAGGAGTAGGTAAGCTACCATGCATGTTCTCTTATGCATAAACGGCAGTCAGAAACCTCGCCAACTAGGCACGCCCAATCATGATGCATGAAGACATGCATACCAGTTAACGCAAAAACTCAAGCACCGTACTTGCATGGCACTCGATCCCTCTGAATTCCTGTCTGCTTTGCACATGTACTCTCGATCTCGTCGGCAGGAAAAGGTGGCAGGGTCCAGCCAAACCGTACGCCGGTACGCATGGCACCACCAAACTAAGCCAACCAACCATACCCAGACCCCAGTGTACACGTAAGTGCTCTCAGGACAAATAAGGCCAGCCGCACTAGTACGTGCGCGTCATTCGGCGTCGATTCACAATCTAAGTCTAGCACCCGTTAAGTCCGCGGCGCGgggatacaacttttggatgACTCCTCCTGGAAAGCTGAGGAAGGTGTCACGCTTTTGGGGCGTCCCCTCGGCAGATTCCAATGATATTAGCCACACTGCCCGGCCGCGGCAGGGCCGGGCAACCGGAATGAGATCGCGAGCGGCCGCTCCGGAAAGCGACGGCAAGGCCAAAACTAGCTCATTCCCTTTGCTTTCCCCCACGTTTTTTTAAGCCTACCCGTGTCACGGGCAGCGCAGcgcagccagcagcagcagctaggaGGGGGAAAGCCGTGCGGTTTGAATAATGGCTCCCACCGGGCAGCAGAGAGTGGCCGCGATCAGCTCTGCTTGCTCGATCGCGCCCGTTGAGCGCTACTAGTTGCATGCCGGTCGTACGTGGGCTGGCGCACGTCGGTCGTGGCGCCGGGCCGGCTTTCCGGCCTTTTGGGCGTTCCCGAGCGCGCCGTGCACGGGAAACCCGTGCTGCGTGGGAGCCAATTCCCGAggcgatcgatccatccatccagcgGGTATCCCGTACGTACGTTGGCAAGCGTCCTGCATCTTTCGGCCCTTCGATCCGGTCGCTGGCTGTAGCTAGCTACCTACTCGCATCCTAAATTTTTAACTCAAAGTTTAAGTTTGCTTAAATATGAAtttatctattcttaaaaaacgtctaaatacatgtaatattttgataacaatttagaatcgaaAGAAATTTAGAATCGAAGGAAGCACAGGATACAGAGATCCGATCGCTCGCCTGGCCGAGAgcgtgctccacgaagaacTATAAAGACATGCAACCGAGCCGAAACGGAAGCCTGGATTAGTTTAATTTGAGCATTGCTAACCCTTTCTCGCGTGACGAATTGATTGGATGGGCGACGAAGCTAAGCAAAAACCGGACATGATTGGCTTCCGTAATTCCGTTTGATCGCGTCGTCTGCGTCTTTTTGTGGCGAAAGTGGTTGACgagggtgcatgcatgcatggggagGATCCATTTTTCATCATGCGGCAAGCGTGACCACGTTCAAGTGGGCATGCATGGGCAGTCTCGAGGGGCCAAAGTTGTTTTGGGGCTAATTATCATGGCTTTGGATGATTTGTTTTATAGTAGTATAGTAGGAGTAGTATGATGCTGTATTTAATTTGGTCGGTATCCTACGTTAATAGTAGGATTACTGCTTGGTTAACCAAGACTACTTTCCCTCCGACAAAACATCATAAAAAGGCAAAGCAAGTTGGTTTTTGTGGAGCTTAATTGAATGAGCGGAAGAACCATCATATCTGGTTCTCATGTGGTTTTTGCCCTAGAGCATGATATCGATCCGTGCATGCCAATGCGCGCGACTGCGCGAGACATGGAAATCGTATCTAACTACTGGTAATTATCAAAGAAAAGTACACGTAATTGGGTATCGCCAGAGTACCAATAAGGGAGTGTCCTGAAACTTAGAATCGGAGCAAAACAACTACTCTCTcggtcccaaaataagtgacgtggagaATAGGAGTATTTCATGATTACTTTGATCCGAAGATCAATTGTGGACAGTAAGTACTGACGACTATTAGGAGTCATGTACGGAGACCAGGAGTGAAAGCTAACTCATTGTCGAAAACTTACCAAAAAATCGTGCTACTAGTTGAAAACTAATACTCCAGTATAACGAATCACACAGGAGCAGAAGGAAGGCATATATTGTTCTGACTCGTTCGTCCAAAAACAGATTCCGAGCTCCTCAATCTGATCACCACCGATTCTTTTATCCTCCGCGCGCACAACAACCTGGGATTTGGTCTTCAGCGTGAGGCCTCCTCGCTGTCCGGCTTTGCCTTGCATCTCCGTGTCCGTTCTCCCTTGTCTTCCCCAAAATCCACCAACGATCTCGATGCGAGACGCCCCATGGCAGCCGGCCACCCCTGCACGCGCGCCAAACCCCATTCGAATCAACGCAGCGCAACCCTAGCTTATATCTATCTAAAAACACCAAAGTGATCGCGTGACGGCCAACTATTTTGGGTAACCAAAATCTGGAGGCGTGCACAGCGTATGGGAGTTGAACATGGATCGAGTTTGACCTCCGAAGGTGCAGGTTTGGCGCGGCTCTGTTTGGACGGTTCCATCTGACCGCAAGCCACGTTAAATTCCCAATGCAGGGTGGCCAAACAGAAGACGGTCGATCCACGTCGACGCACCCTCCAACGAGCTGGTAGCAGTATTTATCCGTTGCGCACTTCCGACGGCTGGCAGCCTAAACTTGTACAATATGTACACCCCGTGACACAGCGCTACCTGCTAGACGTgcagaggattttttttcttttttttgtcgtGCATTCGGTTCACGGGGGGTGTTAGCTGCGAAAATAGGCAGGATTTTCTGTGGATGACGTTTTGACACAACAGACCAGATAAAGGCCGCAAAGTACGgcccatgactcgcagcatgtaACAGGCTGGGCAATTTCCAAATTTAAGCAGAACCTACATAAATGACCAAATGCGGCCCAAGTACCGAGCCAGCAAGTCTCATGGCCCAATCCACTGCAGGCCCAcatatattttctattttcctcttctgaaaatagaaaaaaacattttcaCAATTTCATTTGATTTGTAATTGTAGAGGTGTGGACGAAAAATGATCATAACACTAGTTGAGCTTGTTTGCTCTGTCTGCTCTTAGAAGTACTTTGCGTCAGGTTACAACAGGAAGCGCTACGACTTCATCCAAGACAATCCAAGATCGATGTGAGAAGGACTGAAGCTGCTCACCAAGGGAAAGATGAAGACATGGGAGACACGAGTTGAGGGTGAAGAAGAATGAATGAGAAGCAAGTTCAAAAACACTAGTTCACGATGTCAACAATGAATTTGACGGCCTTCGGAGTCTGTAATCAAATCATCAGTGATGAACTGATCGAGTTTGTTTCGAACTTCTAGTTAGGTCCTGGGTGTGTTCTCGTGAGCTTCGTGTGGCAAGTATGTATTATTGAGTGGGTGTTGTGAACTTCTGTTCCGTTATCTCATGACAATGGGGTCCGGTCATAAAAACCGTATGAAAAAATAATTTCATTTCCACGTTACTAAATGAAAGGAAAATGTTGCGGCTACAACATAAATAAGGAAACGTGGAGATTTGTGCAAATCGGAGTAACGCATTTAGAAAAGAAGTGTAagttttttcctaaaaaaagtgTAAGTCGTCTTTCTAATTGAAGTAACAGTTTTTTGTCATCCCCTGTGAGGGGCATACGTGAGTAGAAATGCAAACCGATCAAAGTGAGAATAAATGAAGGGCATACACCTGTCTCGCATGCTTGCCTACAAGTTTCTAACGCGTTACTTTCTGGTTTAGTTTGTTGGATGATTGTTAGCAGGGACAGAGATTGTTTCTCACCTACTACTATCGCTTGCAAGTTCGTACCATCGCCTCCTCTGCTTCTAGATCCAGCACCTCAAACACTTATGAAAAGGATTGGTAAAAGTATGGGCTAATCTTCTCACTAGTTTCCGCAAACGGGAGGGAATATGAAAGCTCTTGACGACAGCAATCGCCCCTGAATTTTCTGCAGCAGAGCATCCTCCAATACCTACAGCTGCTTGCTTCCTGTTACAGTCTCTACATAACGGCACCAACCGATATCTAGTTTACTCACTCTACCAGCACGATCACTAGACTACTAGAGTGAGCAACATCCCAGAAATTTTCTTGTTGAGAAGAACGGACCACAAGGCAAGAAGTATGCACAAGAGCAACACTTCTTTTTTCGCCCATCATGGATTCAAAACCTCGCAAGACAATAGCAAAAGTGAAACATTTCCACACGGCTCGTGTgcagagtatatatatacacgagGGCGCGAAACACATTTCCCAACTCACCAAGCACCCGCACCGTTTCTTAATCACAAGGGCCTAAATCCACACCTCTCGATTAATCATATCGCCACTTAGCAAAGTACTACTATTCCAAAGCTTTAATTTTACGTAGTACcgcgcatggccatggccatggcaatgggtggcggcggcggcatgttGCAGTTGCAGTTGGAACCCTACGCCGTGGCCGCGACGCTGGCGGCATTGGCTTCGGCGTACATGCTGTGGTTCTGGGCGCTGTCGAGGCGGCTCTCGGGGCCCCGGATGTGGCCGCTCGTGGGCAGCCTCCCCAGCGTGGTGGCGAACCGGACGCGTGTCCACGACTGGATCGCCGACAACCTCCGCGCCACGGGCGACGCGGCCACGTACCAGACTTGCATCCTGCCGCTGCCGTTCCtggcgcggcggcaggggctgGTGACGGTGACTTGCAACCCGCGGAACCTGGAGCACATCCTGCGCGCGCGCTTCGACAACTACCCCAAGGGCCCCATGTGGCAGGCGGCGTTCCACGACCTCCTGGGCCAGGGCATCTTCAACTCGGACGGCGAGACGTGGCTGCTCCAGCGCAAGACGGCCGCGCTCGAGTTCACCACCCGGACGCTGCGCCAGGCCATGGCGCGCTGGGCCAACCGCTCCATCAAGGACCGCCTCTGGCGCATCCTGGCCGACCActgcgacgccgccgccagcgtcgACCTCCAGGACCTCCTCCTTCGCCTCACCTTCGACAACATCTGTGGCCTCACCTTCGGCAAGGATCCCGAGACCTTGTCCCCGGGTTTGCCCGAGAACCCCTTCGCCGCCGCTTTCGACGAGGCCACGGGGGCCACGATGCAGAGGTTCCTGTTCCCGAGCTTCCTGTGGCGGGTCAAGAAGGCGCTCGGGCTCGGCAGCGAGCAAAGCCTCCGGAAGAGCCTCGCCGTGGTGGACCAGTTCATGACGGAGACCATCGCGGCGCGCAAGGCCACGCCCTCGGACGATCTCCTCTCCCGGTTCATGAAGAAGCGCGACAGCAACGGGAAAGCGTTCCCGGAGGACGTGCTGCAGTGGATCGCGCTCAACTTTCTCCTGGCCGGGCGCGACACCTCCTCCGTGGCGCTCAGCTGGTTCTTCTGGACGATCATGCAGAGGCGGGACGTGGAGCGGAAGGTGCTCCTGGAGATCGCCTCCGTGCTCAGGGAGACCCGCGGGGAGCACGACGACGGCACGGGGAAGTGGACCGAGGAGCCGCTGGGCTTCGACGAGCTGGAACGGCTCGTGTACCTGAaggcggcgctggcggagaCGCTGCGGCTGTACCCGTCGGTGCCGCAGGACTCCAAGTACGTGGTGGCGGACGACGTGCTCCCCGACGGCACCGTGGTGCCGGCCGGCTCCGCGATCACTTACTCCATCTACTCGGTCGGGAGGATGGAGAGCATCTGGGGGAAAGACTGCGCCGAGTTCCGGCCGGAGCGGTGGCTCTCGGCTGACGGCAGCCGCTTCGAGCCCGTCAAGGACGCGTACCGCTTCGTGGCGTTCAACGGCGGGCCGAGGACGTGCCTCGGGAAAGACCTCGCCTACCTGCAGATGAAGTCCATCGCGTCCGCGGTGCTGCTGCGCCACTCGGTGGAGCTCGTGCCGGGGCACAAGGTGCAGCAGAAGATATCGCTCACTCTCTTCATGAAGAACGGCCTCCGCGTCAACGTCAAGCCCAGGGACCTTGCCAGCTACGtcgcgccgccggaggaggagccgcccGAGCTGGGATCCGTCGTTATCCCGActaccaccgccgccgctgcataGTCTTGCGTATGCATCCTACTATACGTACATTATTTGGCTTCTGAATTCTGGTGCTTGCTCATTCTGGCTGCTGAATTTGTTCTGCTTGTTGTCGATACTTTTGTGTCATTCGGGTTGTGTAACTGTTGTTGAGGTATGGGTGAATCGACAAATGAATATACGTTCCATTCATATATAACTACTACTCGCATTTTTCGGAATTTGTTGCGACGATAATAAACTTTTGGGCTTTCTGATTTTAGTGGGCGCCGCTGCTTACCGATCTGGCTAAGTTGAAATAGTGGCTAAAACCTCCGAATGAAAATTTTCCAATCCCAACCATTTGATCTCAAAGAAACGGCGTGAACATTTGCTCTCTGGCCCTGCCGCGTGAAGCAAGAGTTACCGGCTGCCATGCGAGAATGTCCGATCTGGCTAAGTTGAAATAGTGGCTAAAACCTCCGAAAACTTGAATTTTTTCCAATCCCAACCATTTGATCTCAAAGAAACGGCGTGAACATTTGCTCTCTGGCCCTGCCGCGTGAAGCAAGAGTTTACTGGCTGCCGTGCGAGAATGTTGATAGCACCGGGCACTAAAAGTTCCACCGCCTCagactaaagttgccaccacTGCATAACTAAAGTGGACACTTAAAGGACGTGGGATTCTCCAAGATAAATGTATTTAAGTGATTAGAGGTTTCACCTTTGATCTCATAAATGCCAAGAAATTACATGGTTGATCGAAGTAATCTCTCCTCAAACAATCCTACAATCAAAATGTAGAAAGTCCAAGTTTACAGTTTTTCCAGACATAAACGATATTGGGCTAGTGTAAGATGAATATTAAAGATAAA
The Brachypodium distachyon strain Bd21 chromosome 2, Brachypodium_distachyon_v3.0, whole genome shotgun sequence genome window above contains:
- the LOC100833251 gene encoding cytochrome P450 86A1; this translates as MAMAMAMGGGGGMLQLQLEPYAVAATLAALASAYMLWFWALSRRLSGPRMWPLVGSLPSVVANRTRVHDWIADNLRATGDAATYQTCILPLPFLARRQGLVTVTCNPRNLEHILRARFDNYPKGPMWQAAFHDLLGQGIFNSDGETWLLQRKTAALEFTTRTLRQAMARWANRSIKDRLWRILADHCDAAASVDLQDLLLRLTFDNICGLTFGKDPETLSPGLPENPFAAAFDEATGATMQRFLFPSFLWRVKKALGLGSEQSLRKSLAVVDQFMTETIAARKATPSDDLLSRFMKKRDSNGKAFPEDVLQWIALNFLLAGRDTSSVALSWFFWTIMQRRDVERKVLLEIASVLRETRGEHDDGTGKWTEEPLGFDELERLVYLKAALAETLRLYPSVPQDSKYVVADDVLPDGTVVPAGSAITYSIYSVGRMESIWGKDCAEFRPERWLSADGSRFEPVKDAYRFVAFNGGPRTCLGKDLAYLQMKSIASAVLLRHSVELVPGHKVQQKISLTLFMKNGLRVNVKPRDLASYVAPPEEEPPELGSVVIPTTTAAAA